The Vibrio gallaecicus genome contains a region encoding:
- a CDS encoding sugar O-acetyltransferase gives MMETKSKLGSKDQLDSQDKLHSGDVYFCDDESLAHQQMQCLDILYDFNQTRPSEIKKRGDILHALFAEIGDDCYIEPPLRANWGKHTHLGNNVYANFNLTLVDDTHIYIGNSVMIGPNVTIATAGHPIEPTLRLKVAQFNIPVHIKDNVWIGANSVVLPGVTIGENSVIGAGSVVTQDIPSGVVAVGNPCRVMRPINERDREFYYKQRRINLAPNVTE, from the coding sequence ATGATGGAAACCAAATCAAAACTAGGAAGTAAAGATCAGTTAGATAGCCAAGACAAGTTACACAGTGGGGATGTGTACTTTTGTGATGACGAATCGTTAGCGCATCAACAAATGCAGTGTTTAGATATTCTATATGACTTTAATCAGACTCGACCAAGTGAAATAAAAAAGCGCGGTGACATTTTACATGCGCTGTTTGCTGAAATTGGTGATGACTGTTATATCGAGCCGCCATTACGAGCCAACTGGGGAAAGCATACTCATCTAGGTAATAACGTGTATGCAAACTTTAATTTAACCCTAGTAGACGACACTCATATCTATATCGGCAATTCCGTTATGATTGGACCCAATGTGACGATTGCTACGGCAGGGCATCCTATAGAGCCTACTCTACGTTTAAAAGTGGCTCAGTTTAACATTCCCGTACATATTAAAGATAATGTTTGGATTGGGGCTAACTCCGTTGTATTGCCTGGGGTCACAATAGGTGAAAACTCCGTTATTGGAGCTGGTAGTGTGGTAACCCAAGATATCCCGAGTGGTGTCGTTGCAGTCGGAAACCCCTGTCGTGTCATGCGTCCTATCAATGAACGAGATCGAGAGTTCTACTACAAGCAGCGAAGAATAAATCTAGCCCCAAATGTTACAGAGTAA